A stretch of the Massilia sp. W12 genome encodes the following:
- the tnpB gene encoding IS66 family insertion sequence element accessory protein TnpB (TnpB, as the term is used for proteins encoded by IS66 family insertion elements, is considered an accessory protein, since TnpC, encoded by a neighboring gene, is a DDE family transposase.), protein MSWPQPKQIWLVQEAMDMRAGIDSLAARIQHSLGRTPSDGAAYVFRNRRNNRLKALVFDASGIWLCQRRLHQGGFTWPEPGAQVFLLNTEQWEWLCKGVDWRRLSAAHIPAWLY, encoded by the coding sequence GTGAGCTGGCCGCAGCCTAAGCAAATCTGGCTGGTGCAAGAAGCGATGGATATGCGCGCCGGCATCGATAGCCTGGCCGCGCGCATTCAGCACAGCTTGGGACGCACGCCGTCGGATGGCGCTGCATACGTGTTTCGCAACCGGCGCAACAATCGCCTCAAGGCGCTGGTGTTTGACGCCAGCGGCATTTGGCTGTGCCAGCGCCGTCTGCATCAAGGCGGCTTCACCTGGCCGGAACCGGGCGCGCAAGTGTTTCTGCTCAACACAGAACAATGGGAATGGCTGTGTAAAGGCGTGGATTGGCGCCGTCTGAGCGCTGCCCACATCCCCGCCTGGCTGTATTGA
- a CDS encoding alpha/beta fold hydrolase — MIEKNITIKTPDNIMLDSILTTPLCWKKSDAMIILVHGITADLNESGTYEKLARRLASKGLASIRFSFRGHGNSSLASEYVTISGECIDLLTILSYCKTHFSDNISIVASSFGAVPLGCLCEYLNSQITCLVLLNPVIDTWGTFISPTLDWGIKNFTGPNIENIYINGFFLIDDYFRIGVVLWEELHQINPKSKWKKFKQPILIIHGNQDSYVSYETSRELFNSLPTISFETISGADHGFEIQEDETYVLLKTEEYLLHHHFSDHE; from the coding sequence ATGATCGAGAAAAACATAACTATTAAGACTCCAGATAATATTATGCTGGATTCTATTCTGACAACGCCACTATGTTGGAAAAAATCTGATGCTATGATAATATTAGTTCACGGTATTACGGCAGACTTAAATGAGTCTGGGACATATGAGAAATTAGCCAGAAGACTTGCATCGAAGGGCTTAGCATCAATTAGATTTAGTTTCCGTGGACATGGAAATAGCTCATTAGCATCAGAATATGTAACAATTTCAGGTGAATGCATTGATTTGCTAACCATATTAAGTTACTGCAAAACACATTTTTCAGACAATATATCAATTGTCGCTTCAAGTTTCGGGGCAGTCCCATTAGGTTGTTTATGTGAATATCTTAACAGTCAAATCACATGCCTTGTGCTGCTGAATCCAGTAATAGATACTTGGGGAACATTTATTTCGCCAACCCTAGATTGGGGAATTAAAAATTTTACAGGTCCAAATATAGAAAATATATATATTAATGGATTTTTTTTGATTGATGATTATTTTAGAATTGGTGTTGTTTTGTGGGAGGAACTACATCAAATAAACCCTAAAAGTAAATGGAAAAAATTCAAGCAACCTATTTTAATAATTCACGGCAATCAAGATAGTTATGTTTCATATGAAACATCAAGAGAATTGTTTAATTCACTACCAACCATAAGCTTTGAAACAATCTCTGGCGCTGATCATGGTTTTGAAATACAAGAAGATGAAACTTATGTCTTATTAAAAACTGAAGAATATTTGTTACATCACCATTTTTCTGATCATGAATAA
- a CDS encoding DapH/DapD/GlmU-related protein yields the protein MNNKPFISIHQEARIDTTARIGVESEQRLRGSAMDNSKSSNIIIGRNVLIGGFASIYEGVIVGEDSIIEDQSRIGPFSQIGSGCRVCYQAHISDNVSIGDNCVIASFICDDSVVEDNCRIFGSLVHEQSQPHKGWWDITEAAPKVKKGTVIGWGAIIIGGITIGENSYIAAGAIITKDIPENSIVTGVNKISQKEKWSGKKLTQWIKK from the coding sequence ATGAATAATAAACCTTTTATATCAATCCATCAAGAAGCCCGAATTGATACGACAGCACGAATTGGGGTTGAATCTGAGCAAAGACTGCGAGGATCAGCTATGGATAATTCAAAGTCAAGCAATATAATAATTGGCCGTAATGTTTTAATTGGGGGCTTCGCTTCCATTTACGAGGGAGTCATTGTAGGGGAGGATTCGATAATCGAAGATCAATCTCGTATCGGGCCATTTTCTCAAATCGGTTCAGGATGTCGTGTATGTTATCAAGCTCACATTTCGGATAATGTATCTATTGGAGATAATTGCGTTATTGCTTCATTTATTTGCGATGATTCGGTAGTTGAAGATAATTGCAGAATATTTGGATCATTGGTGCATGAGCAATCTCAGCCTCATAAAGGTTGGTGGGACATTACTGAAGCAGCTCCTAAAGTTAAAAAAGGGACAGTAATTGGATGGGGGGCAATAATAATTGGAGGCATAACAATAGGAGAGAATTCATATATTGCAGCAGGTGCAATTATAACCAAAGACATTCCAGAGAATTCTATAGTTACAGGTGTAAATAAAATTTCTCAGAAAGAGAAATGGTCTGGAAAAAAACTAACACAATGGATAAAAAAATAG
- a CDS encoding phage Gp37/Gp68 family protein, with protein sequence MSKIEWTEETWNPTVGCTKISPGCKHCYAEKMAQRLQAMGTPGYENGFQLTMLRNRLDSPLKRKKPTIYFVNSMSDLFHEDIPFSFIDQVFATIEKADWHTFQILTKRADRLATYFEGKTAPTNAWLGVSVEDQKYGLPRINLLRQVDASVRFLSVEPLLEDLGELNLKDIHWVIVGGESGPKARPMQLDWVQSIQSQCEEQNAAFFFKQWGRWGVDGKPRAKKLNGRLINGRTYDEMPLALI encoded by the coding sequence ATGAGTAAAATTGAATGGACGGAAGAAACCTGGAATCCAACAGTTGGATGCACCAAAATATCGCCTGGATGTAAGCATTGCTATGCTGAAAAAATGGCACAAAGGTTGCAAGCAATGGGAACACCAGGCTATGAGAACGGTTTTCAATTAACGATGCTGAGAAATAGATTGGATTCACCTTTAAAACGAAAAAAACCAACAATCTATTTTGTTAATTCGATGTCAGATTTGTTTCACGAAGATATTCCGTTTAGCTTTATTGATCAAGTTTTTGCAACAATAGAAAAGGCTGATTGGCATACTTTTCAAATTTTAACAAAGCGTGCAGATCGCCTCGCCACTTACTTTGAAGGGAAAACGGCTCCCACAAATGCATGGCTTGGAGTGTCCGTGGAAGATCAAAAGTATGGATTGCCACGAATCAATCTGCTTCGGCAGGTAGATGCTTCAGTACGCTTCTTATCAGTTGAACCTCTATTGGAAGATTTGGGCGAGCTAAATTTGAAAGATATTCATTGGGTTATCGTTGGTGGAGAATCTGGGCCAAAAGCACGGCCTATGCAATTAGATTGGGTGCAATCAATTCAATCTCAGTGTGAAGAACAAAATGCTGCATTTTTCTTTAAGCAATGGGGGCGGTGGGGTGTTGATGGAAAACCAAGGGCAAAAAAATTAAATGGTAGATTGATAAATGGCCGAACATATGATGAGATGCCGCTTGCATTAATCTGA
- a CDS encoding transposase — protein MKYTQEKKEHVLKLMSAPQNKSVAEVAEISGVPEATLYLWRKQAREAGRVVPGDGQNPEQWRAADKFAAVLEAAPLNEAELAEYCRRKGLLVAQLERWRTEMHAALSSQSSQADAAARAKDKKRIKELEKDLRRKEKALAETAALLVLSRKYEALGIDGEDA, from the coding sequence ATGAAATACACACAAGAGAAGAAAGAACATGTGCTCAAGCTGATGAGCGCACCACAAAACAAGTCTGTGGCCGAGGTCGCTGAGATAAGCGGCGTGCCAGAGGCTACGCTTTACCTGTGGCGGAAGCAGGCCCGTGAAGCCGGTCGTGTTGTGCCTGGCGACGGACAAAACCCCGAGCAATGGCGTGCTGCGGACAAATTTGCTGCAGTACTGGAAGCGGCGCCGCTGAACGAAGCAGAGCTGGCTGAGTATTGCCGCCGTAAAGGCTTGCTGGTAGCGCAACTGGAGCGCTGGCGCACAGAAATGCACGCTGCGCTTAGCAGCCAGAGCAGTCAAGCCGATGCTGCAGCCCGGGCCAAAGACAAAAAGCGCATCAAGGAGCTGGAAAAGGATTTGCGGCGTAAAGAAAAAGCGCTGGCGGAAACAGCGGCCTTGCTGGTTCTGTCCCGAAAGTACGAGGCGCTGGGGATCGACGGCGAGGACGCATGA
- the tcmP gene encoding three-Cys-motif partner protein TcmP: MTKHSFGGPWTEIKLDVLKQYLEFFNTALQYSPSEKNPFRRVYIDTFAGTGRCDIQVGAGNILQIEGSAKIAIETNPEFDEIHLADLKHKHVQALENLAVQDGKKRVFVHEKDANIALLEILNKINWRATRGVLFLDPYGMAVRWSSLERIAATQAIDVWYLFPISAVCRQAANNFSKIDERKAASLDAVLGTEAWRAQFYKESGQGNLFDGHDSVLERQVAHQQITAWFQSRLMTIFKGWVNDPILLPDIGSPQFALFFAVSNPSPKAVSLSKKAAVHLLNMFKAQKFSKPQQLNNFRENSQKQHDMFKVEKD; the protein is encoded by the coding sequence ATGACTAAACATTCATTTGGCGGTCCATGGACTGAAATAAAGTTGGATGTTTTAAAGCAGTATTTGGAATTTTTCAATACTGCGCTTCAATATTCACCTTCAGAAAAAAATCCATTTAGACGAGTATATATTGATACATTTGCAGGTACTGGGCGCTGTGACATTCAGGTTGGTGCGGGCAATATCCTTCAAATTGAAGGGTCAGCCAAAATTGCTATTGAAACAAATCCAGAATTTGATGAAATTCACTTAGCTGACCTGAAACATAAGCATGTGCAAGCACTTGAAAATTTGGCGGTGCAGGATGGGAAGAAGAGGGTTTTTGTGCATGAAAAAGACGCCAATATAGCATTACTTGAAATCCTTAATAAGATAAATTGGAGAGCTACGAGAGGAGTATTATTTCTTGATCCTTATGGCATGGCTGTTCGTTGGTCATCGTTAGAACGCATTGCAGCAACTCAAGCAATTGACGTATGGTACTTGTTTCCAATTAGTGCTGTATGCAGGCAAGCTGCAAATAATTTTTCAAAAATTGACGAAAGAAAAGCAGCATCTTTAGACGCAGTTTTGGGAACCGAGGCGTGGCGAGCACAATTTTATAAGGAATCTGGTCAGGGTAATCTTTTTGATGGCCATGATTCTGTTCTTGAGAGACAAGTAGCACATCAGCAAATAACAGCGTGGTTTCAATCACGACTTATGACTATATTCAAGGGGTGGGTAAATGATCCAATTTTACTCCCTGATATAGGTTCACCACAATTTGCGCTCTTTTTTGCTGTATCAAATCCATCACCAAAGGCAGTATCCCTTTCTAAAAAGGCAGCGGTACACTTGCTTAATATGTTTAAAGCTCAAAAATTCTCAAAGCCGCAACAATTAAATAATTTTCGAGAAAATTCTCAGAAACAACATGATATGTTTAAGGTAGAAAAAGACTAG
- a CDS encoding three-Cys-motif partner protein TcmP, which yields MSSHYTWKNGPDIIKQHSIAKHKILKTYLAKYYATLVGDRPRSEFKLTVIDGFAGGGEYYHEETGELILGSPHICLQEAQIAEFEINKNRSNKVRFDITHIFVEAMKPAFQFLTKSLHERGYGSFIGQSIQLRHGKFEDEVDSIIEFIQKKTPKSGRSIFILDQFGYKDVSTDIMRRIFSKLDKAEIILTFGVDSLFNFANEVNLNQNLSRINVPNVFANQTIEKIKESEKNWRGFVQSTLYQALMGEVKAKHYTPFFINNSKGHGVYWLVHLSQHHRARSVMTDVHWGHQTNFSHYGGAGLDMFNMLGYDPRFDNEFQQQSMFAFDKLSEDASISKMMEQIPRLISNMKEGCTFGEFYEGTCNQTPASLLIYKKCLELLIGHHEILVESSSGTIRSKAHRIELTDRISKYPMASLFLP from the coding sequence ATGTCGAGTCATTACACCTGGAAAAATGGTCCTGATATTATCAAGCAACATAGTATTGCTAAACATAAAATATTGAAAACGTACTTAGCAAAATACTATGCTACGTTGGTTGGTGATCGCCCTCGCAGTGAGTTTAAACTTACTGTTATTGATGGATTTGCAGGTGGTGGGGAGTATTATCATGAAGAAACGGGGGAACTTATCCTCGGCTCGCCACATATTTGCCTCCAAGAGGCACAAATTGCTGAGTTTGAAATCAATAAGAACCGTAGCAATAAAGTCCGGTTTGATATAACCCACATCTTTGTCGAAGCTATGAAACCGGCATTTCAGTTTCTTACGAAAAGTCTCCATGAAAGAGGCTATGGGAGTTTTATCGGGCAATCTATTCAATTGAGGCATGGAAAATTTGAGGATGAAGTTGATTCAATTATTGAATTCATTCAGAAGAAAACTCCGAAAAGTGGACGATCAATTTTTATTTTAGATCAGTTTGGTTATAAGGATGTTTCGACTGATATCATGAGGAGAATTTTCTCAAAATTAGATAAGGCAGAGATTATCTTAACATTTGGTGTTGACTCATTATTTAATTTTGCCAACGAAGTAAACTTAAATCAAAACCTTAGTCGGATTAATGTTCCAAATGTCTTTGCCAATCAAACAATAGAGAAAATCAAAGAATCAGAAAAAAATTGGCGTGGATTTGTACAATCAACCCTATATCAAGCGTTAATGGGTGAAGTTAAAGCCAAACACTATACCCCCTTCTTCATAAATAATAGCAAAGGGCATGGCGTCTATTGGCTGGTACATCTTTCGCAACATCATCGTGCTCGTAGTGTTATGACCGATGTACATTGGGGGCATCAGACCAATTTTTCTCATTATGGTGGTGCTGGATTAGATATGTTCAATATGTTAGGTTATGATCCTAGATTTGATAATGAATTTCAACAGCAAAGCATGTTTGCTTTTGATAAATTATCGGAAGATGCAAGCATTTCAAAAATGATGGAACAGATTCCAAGATTAATTTCAAATATGAAAGAAGGTTGTACCTTTGGGGAATTTTATGAGGGTACTTGCAATCAGACTCCAGCATCCTTATTAATCTATAAAAAATGCTTGGAGCTACTTATTGGGCATCATGAAATTCTCGTGGAAAGTTCAAGTGGAACTATTCGGTCAAAAGCCCATAGAATTGAGTTAACTGATCGCATTTCAAAATATCCTATGGCTAGTCTTTTTCTACCTTAA
- a CDS encoding integrase core domain-containing protein translates to MLHADNGAAQTSHTLKSKLEMLGIGSSHSRPGVSDDNAHIEAWFRTCKYAPSYPAKGFESIAQARDWTLQFVTWYNCTHLHSALAYVTPEQRHTGAANAILERRRDVYAEARQRHPLRWKRHTRPWLAPNEVWLNPPSKLDQRMVA, encoded by the coding sequence GTGCTGCATGCCGATAACGGTGCTGCGCAAACTTCGCACACGCTCAAGAGCAAGTTGGAAATGCTGGGCATCGGCTCCTCGCATAGCCGGCCTGGCGTCTCCGATGACAATGCCCATATCGAAGCGTGGTTCCGCACCTGTAAATATGCGCCCAGCTATCCAGCCAAAGGCTTTGAGAGCATCGCGCAGGCTCGGGATTGGACACTGCAATTTGTGACTTGGTACAACTGCACCCATTTGCACAGCGCCTTGGCCTATGTGACGCCGGAGCAGCGCCATACGGGCGCCGCCAATGCGATCCTGGAGCGCCGACGCGACGTTTATGCCGAAGCCCGGCAACGCCATCCGCTGCGCTGGAAGCGTCATACACGGCCCTGGCTGGCGCCCAATGAGGTCTGGCTTAATCCGCCATCAAAGCTGGACCAGCGCATGGTTGCTTAA
- a CDS encoding IS66 family transposase codes for MDFIAQKHRLQHTEGIPSPLREELLALIEQATQAEQKAAAFAQRATHAEQQAAQVQSYADQLRQQNEKLHQEVTYLRRMRYGIKSERMADSTQRDLFEQDLDADIEALQAELDKLAAASPKKEAVKQKRPGRLPLAAHLPREDVLHEPASCDCPECGKAMRKVGEDVTEKLSVQPAVFSVKRHRYPKYACQACQSIHQAPSAPSIIDGGGVEHDVLAWLLVSKYLDHLPLYRLEQIGERHNVPLSRTKLAQWVGRTGVALAPLADRLAQLLRQRRCLHADETPVAQLAPKTGKTERGYQWVYRSNDMEPGPRIVVYDYQPSRQGQHARNMLAGWSGYLMADAYSGYQALFAGGVVELGCMAHARRKFFDLHAARPTPITTEALHRFAQLYEIEREAKDMCVEQRADLRREKSLPLLAEFETWLNETSARASPSSGLQKAIVYTLSRWPARVRYAHSGDLPIDNNAAENALRPVAIGRKNWLFYGTERAGHRASCIMSLLATAKLNGLDPYEWLLDTLNKLPTWPANRLDELLPLGSVIQV; via the coding sequence ATGGATTTCATTGCGCAAAAACACCGCTTGCAACACACCGAAGGCATCCCGTCCCCGCTACGGGAAGAGCTGTTGGCGCTCATTGAGCAAGCCACGCAGGCAGAGCAAAAAGCTGCTGCATTCGCACAACGCGCCACACATGCAGAGCAGCAAGCCGCACAAGTGCAAAGCTATGCGGATCAACTGCGCCAGCAAAACGAAAAACTCCATCAAGAAGTCACGTACTTGCGCCGCATGCGTTACGGCATCAAGAGTGAGCGCATGGCTGACAGCACGCAGCGCGATTTGTTTGAGCAAGATTTGGATGCCGATATTGAGGCGCTGCAAGCCGAGTTGGATAAGCTCGCAGCAGCGTCCCCAAAAAAAGAAGCGGTCAAACAAAAGCGCCCTGGTCGCCTGCCGCTGGCGGCGCACTTGCCGCGCGAAGACGTGTTGCACGAGCCGGCCAGTTGCGACTGCCCGGAATGCGGCAAAGCGATGCGCAAAGTTGGCGAAGATGTCACAGAAAAATTATCGGTGCAGCCGGCAGTGTTCAGCGTCAAGCGTCACCGCTATCCGAAATATGCCTGTCAGGCTTGCCAATCCATTCATCAGGCGCCCAGCGCACCGTCGATTATTGACGGCGGCGGCGTTGAGCACGATGTGCTGGCTTGGTTGCTGGTGTCGAAATATCTCGATCATCTGCCGCTGTATCGCCTGGAGCAGATCGGTGAGCGCCATAATGTGCCCCTGTCCCGCACCAAGCTGGCGCAGTGGGTAGGACGTACAGGCGTGGCGCTGGCGCCGTTGGCGGATCGCTTGGCGCAATTGTTGCGACAGCGGCGCTGCTTGCATGCCGATGAAACGCCGGTGGCGCAATTAGCGCCGAAAACCGGCAAAACCGAGCGCGGCTATCAATGGGTGTACCGCAGCAACGATATGGAGCCTGGGCCACGGATTGTGGTGTATGACTATCAGCCATCACGCCAGGGACAGCACGCGCGCAACATGCTGGCGGGCTGGAGCGGCTATTTGATGGCGGATGCGTATTCCGGCTATCAGGCATTATTTGCTGGCGGCGTGGTGGAGCTGGGCTGTATGGCGCATGCGCGGCGCAAATTCTTCGATTTGCACGCAGCACGTCCAACGCCCATCACCACCGAAGCCTTGCATCGCTTTGCTCAGTTATATGAAATTGAGCGCGAAGCAAAAGACATGTGCGTAGAACAACGCGCGGATTTGCGACGGGAAAAAAGTCTGCCTCTGTTAGCGGAATTCGAGACCTGGCTGAATGAAACCAGCGCCCGCGCCAGTCCGTCCTCCGGCTTGCAAAAAGCGATCGTGTACACCCTCAGCCGATGGCCTGCGCGGGTGCGCTATGCACACAGCGGGGATTTGCCGATAGATAATAATGCGGCGGAAAATGCCTTGCGCCCGGTGGCCATCGGGCGCAAGAACTGGCTGTTTTACGGCACAGAACGCGCCGGCCATCGCGCCTCTTGCATCATGTCTTTGCTGGCCACGGCAAAGCTTAATGGCCTTGATCCATACGAATGGCTGCTTGATACGCTCAACAAATTGCCCACTTGGCCAGCCAATCGCTTGGATGAGCTATTGCCGCTTGGGTCTGTGATTCAGGTCTGA
- a CDS encoding helix-turn-helix domain-containing protein, whose product MTALPQRLEMIADILQARKAGARLALACAELGLSVRTLERWRCDGEIRPDGRPEAERPAPAHKLSDEERQRILQLCHEPRFADLPPAQIVPRLADEGAYVASESSFYRVLRTERVKVVVAKNRLSNHALVQL is encoded by the coding sequence ATGACTGCGTTGCCCCAGCGCCTTGAAATGATCGCCGATATTCTGCAGGCCCGGAAGGCTGGTGCGCGTTTAGCATTGGCATGCGCCGAACTCGGTCTAAGCGTGCGCACCTTGGAACGTTGGCGTTGTGACGGTGAAATTCGTCCTGACGGCCGACCGGAGGCAGAGCGGCCAGCGCCTGCGCACAAACTGTCTGATGAAGAACGTCAGCGCATCCTGCAACTGTGTCATGAACCGCGCTTTGCCGATTTGCCGCCAGCGCAGATCGTGCCGCGGCTGGCCGACGAGGGAGCGTATGTGGCATCGGAATCGTCGTTCTATCGTGTGCTGAGAACGGAGCGTGTCAAGGTAGTTGTCGCAAAAAATCGATTAAGCAACCATGCGCTGGTCCAGCTTTGA
- a CDS encoding glycosyltransferase family 25 protein, translated as MNKITNHIMIYAVSLKERIDRQEKLLSQIHPHTPLFSFSLQEKGRYIVGKNAQVYDWRIDSDNQWWNREMKLGEIDCFLSHLACWENAKSHQEVKYFLFLEDDVIVPNFNIGTINHILQKLSEQHADWDMLYLGREKLENDIFDHNFFVVPGFSYCTYSYILSRKGLDKLLNYHPQKKIIPLDEFLPATYLKHPRHDIAKSIPPSINAFALKSEMAYEGPKEIYGSDTENSPYFK; from the coding sequence ATGAATAAGATAACTAATCACATAATGATATATGCAGTAAGTCTAAAAGAACGCATAGATAGGCAAGAAAAACTACTTTCACAGATACATCCACATACTCCTCTTTTTAGTTTTTCTCTTCAAGAAAAAGGGAGATATATTGTTGGAAAAAATGCGCAGGTATATGATTGGAGAATTGACAGTGACAATCAATGGTGGAACAGGGAAATGAAATTAGGTGAGATTGATTGTTTTCTTTCTCATTTGGCTTGCTGGGAAAATGCTAAGTCCCATCAAGAAGTGAAATATTTCTTATTTCTGGAGGATGATGTAATAGTTCCAAATTTTAATATTGGTACAATTAATCATATTTTGCAAAAATTATCCGAGCAGCACGCAGATTGGGATATGTTGTACCTCGGACGAGAAAAACTCGAAAATGATATATTTGATCATAATTTTTTTGTTGTGCCAGGGTTTTCATATTGCACATACTCATACATTCTATCAAGAAAAGGTCTTGATAAACTCTTAAATTATCATCCTCAAAAAAAAATAATACCACTTGACGAATTCTTGCCCGCAACATACTTAAAACATCCAAGGCATGACATCGCGAAATCAATTCCTCCATCAATTAATGCATTTGCTTTAAAGTCGGAAATGGCTTATGAGGGACCAAAAGAAATATATGGCAGTGACACAGAAAACAGCCCCTACTTTAAATGA